Proteins from one Hoplias malabaricus isolate fHopMal1 chromosome 2, fHopMal1.hap1, whole genome shotgun sequence genomic window:
- the slc35f3b gene encoding solute carrier family 35 member F3 isoform X2 has product MKKHSARVAPLSACNSPVLTLTKVEGEERPRENVAGIADGQPAGAGAGVESGAGRRKLYCCMRVTALQVRKALWGVAMVMCVCSSWAGSTQLAKLTFKQFDAPFTLTWFATTWNCLFFPLYYIGHWCKSPERQTPKQRFRECCRFFGEDGLTAKVFFIKVAPFGLLWIITNYLYLQALRKINTTDVSALFCCNKAFVFLLSWIVLRDRFMGVRIVAAILAIAGIVMMTYADGFHSHSVIGITLVVASASASALYKVLFKLVLGSAKFGEAALFLTIVGGANFVFISFVPVILYFTHVEYFGSPENIPWACLCGVSALLLAFNILVNFGIAITYPTLISLGIVLSVPVNAMIDLYTCEIHFNTVRLIAVFIICLGFLMLLLPEDWDQCLIQLSSRLRKREQHPEPVEPGVGSSLNWSRRTRTSMSTFAH; this is encoded by the exons GAGAGGAACGGCCGCGGGAGAACGTGGCAGGCATAGCGGATGGACAGCCGGCTGGAGCTGGAGCAGGGGTGGAGTCAGGGGCCGGGAGGCGGAAACTGTACTGCTGCATGAGAGTGACAGCCCTGCAGGTGCGGAAAGCCTTGTGGGGCGTGGCCATGGTGATGTGCGTGTGTTCGTCATGGGCTGGCTCCACACAGTTAGCCAAACTGACCTTCAAGCAGTTCGATGCACCTTTCACTCTCACATGGTTTGCCACCACATGGAACTGCCTCTTCTTCCCACTCTACTACATCGGCCATTGGTGCAAGAGTCCGGAGAGGCAGACGCCCAAGCAGAGGTTCAG GGAATGCTGTCGGTTCTTTGGCGAGGACGGGCTCACAGCCAAGGTGTTCTTCATTAAAGTGGCTCCGTTTGGGCTGCTGTGGATTATCACTAACTACCTGTACCTACAAGCCCTGCGCAAGATCAACACCACAGACGTCTCAGCTCTGTTCTGCTGCAACAAAGCCTTCGTCTTCCTGCTCTCCTGGATCGTCCTGCGAGACCGCTTCATGGGCGTCAGG ATTGTTGCAGCCATTTTAGCCATCGCAGGCATCGTGATGATGACGTATGCAGATGGATTTCACAGCCATTCAGTGATTGGCATCACTCTCGTTGTGGCCTCCGCTTCAGCTTCTGCCCTCTACAAG GTGCTTTTCAAGCTAGTGCTTGGCAGTGCGAAGTTTGGGGAGGCTGCTCTGTTCCTCACCATTGTTGGGGGAGCCAACTTCGTCTTCATTAGCTTTGTGCCAGTTATTCTATACTTCACCCACGTGGAGTATTTTGGGTCTCCTGAAAACATTCCGTGGGCCTGTCTCTGTGGAGTATCAGCGCTCTTACTAG CATTCAACATCCTGGTGAACTTTGGCATTGCTATTACATATCCAACACTGATTTCGCTTGGAATTGTACTGAGCGTTCCTGTTAATGCAA TGATAGACCTGTACACCTGTGAGATCCACTTCAACACGGTGCGGCTCATAGCTGTGTTCATCATCTGCCTGGGCTTCCTGATGCTGCTGCTGCCGGAAGACTGGGACCAGTGCCTGATTCAGCTGAGCTCCAGACTGCGCAAACGCGAGCAGCATCCCGAGCCAGTGGAGCCAGGAGTCGGATCCAGCCTGAACTGGAGTCGAAGGACCCGGACGTCCATGTCCACATTTGCCCACTGA